A stretch of the Geovibrio thiophilus genome encodes the following:
- a CDS encoding FprA family A-type flavoprotein encodes MNSFKVADNVHWVGVRDPELEIFDVVIPTEHGTTYNSYLVQGTKKKALIEANKLLFKDIYVQTVEEICPIPEIDYIILNHNEPDHSGCLPVLLEKNPNIEVIYSKTAKTFVDNIVNGEYNGRAVGDGDVIDLGGKTLRFFHTPFLHWPDTMFTYLVEDKILFPCDFLGAHYCSGEKIFNDELDRKDDAMEAFKFYYSMIMRPYKEHILKALHKIKDIEITMVCPSHGPILRENPERYIEWYKKQADRYYKNMQERRVAIVYATAYGNTKMLADSIKEGVEETGVKAVLLDAAALPVGELIDEIEISYGLLIGTPTLNAKAPKPILNLFAYFVVLNMVNRLAGAFGSFGWSGEGVKVSEDIMKSMRMKLPIESFKVKMTPSAEDLKNAYAWGRDFGMAVLEAN; translated from the coding sequence ATGAACTCATTCAAAGTGGCGGACAATGTACACTGGGTCGGCGTCAGGGATCCCGAGCTCGAAATTTTTGACGTTGTAATCCCCACCGAACACGGAACCACATACAACAGCTATCTTGTTCAGGGAACAAAGAAGAAAGCGCTGATAGAGGCAAACAAGCTTCTTTTCAAAGATATATACGTTCAGACTGTTGAGGAAATCTGCCCTATCCCGGAGATTGACTACATAATACTCAACCACAACGAGCCCGACCACTCAGGCTGCCTCCCCGTTCTTCTGGAAAAGAACCCGAATATTGAGGTGATATACTCCAAAACGGCTAAGACATTCGTGGACAATATCGTTAACGGCGAATACAACGGACGCGCAGTGGGTGACGGTGATGTGATTGACCTCGGCGGCAAAACTCTCCGCTTCTTCCATACCCCCTTCCTCCACTGGCCGGACACTATGTTCACCTACCTTGTGGAGGATAAAATTCTCTTCCCCTGCGATTTTCTCGGTGCGCACTATTGCAGCGGCGAGAAGATTTTCAACGATGAGCTGGATAGGAAAGATGACGCCATGGAAGCGTTTAAGTTCTACTACTCCATGATTATGCGCCCCTACAAGGAGCATATACTGAAAGCCCTGCACAAGATCAAAGACATAGAAATAACAATGGTCTGCCCCTCCCACGGTCCTATTCTCCGTGAAAACCCCGAAAGATATATCGAGTGGTATAAAAAGCAGGCGGACAGATATTATAAAAACATGCAGGAACGCCGTGTTGCCATAGTTTATGCCACGGCATACGGAAACACCAAAATGCTGGCAGACAGCATCAAAGAAGGAGTTGAGGAGACAGGGGTGAAAGCCGTTCTTCTGGACGCCGCTGCACTCCCTGTCGGCGAACTGATAGACGAGATTGAAATATCCTACGGGCTGCTCATAGGTACGCCCACGCTGAACGCCAAGGCTCCGAAGCCCATACTTAACCTTTTTGCGTACTTCGTTGTGCTGAACATGGTAAACAGGCTCGCAGGCGCCTTCGGCTCATTCGGCTGGAGCGGGGAAGGCGTGAAGGTCAGTGAGGATATTATGAAAAGCATGCGCATGAAGCTTCCCATAGAATCCTTCAAGGTAAAAATGACCCCGTCAGCGGAAGACCTCAAAAACGCCTACGCATGGGGGCGGGACTTCGGCATGGCTGTGCTTGAGGCTAACTAG
- the rd gene encoding rubredoxin, with protein MKYVCTVCGWIYDPAVGDPDGGIEPGTEFEDIPEDWVCPECGVGKDSFEVYED; from the coding sequence ATGAAATATGTATGTACAGTGTGCGGATGGATTTACGACCCGGCAGTGGGCGATCCCGACGGCGGCATAGAGCCCGGAACAGAATTTGAAGACATCCCCGAAGACTGGGTCTGCCCCGAATGCGGAGTAGGCAAAGACAGCTTTGAGGTTTACGAAGACTAA
- a CDS encoding phenylacetate--CoA ligase family protein, whose amino-acid sequence MKYWQEREETMSVEEREAFQLERMQSTLNRAYKNVDFYKKKFDETGIKSDSVKELADIATLPFTTKQDLRDNYPYGMFAVPLRDIVRIHSSSGTTGKPTVVGYTRADLENWKDLVARIIIAGGADEQDIVHVAFTYGLFTGGFGLHYGAEHIGASVIPVSSGNTARQIGIMQDYRSTVLVSTPSYALHIAETLSKMGLNKNDLHLKTGLFGSEPWGEKIRQEIEDKLGIDAVDNYGLSELMGPGIAGECLEKSGLHVNEDHFYVEIIDPETLKPLPIGEKGELVITTLKREAMPLIRYRTRDVTRLYREKCACGRTLIKMEKPRGRTDDMIIVNGVNVYPSQVAEALESVNGASPHFMMVVSKKGVLDELEIQIEVSEALFFDEMKKQKSLMEELVRVFQQAILIKPRVKLVMPKTLERFEGKAKRVIDNRKPE is encoded by the coding sequence ATGAAATACTGGCAGGAACGTGAAGAAACTATGAGCGTTGAGGAGAGAGAGGCGTTTCAGCTTGAACGTATGCAGTCTACCCTTAACCGTGCCTATAAAAATGTGGATTTCTATAAGAAAAAATTTGATGAGACAGGTATTAAGTCCGATTCCGTCAAAGAGCTTGCGGATATTGCGACCCTCCCCTTCACCACCAAGCAGGATTTGAGAGACAACTACCCATACGGAATGTTCGCAGTGCCCCTGCGTGACATTGTGCGCATACACTCTTCCAGCGGAACAACAGGCAAGCCGACAGTGGTGGGTTACACAAGGGCGGATCTGGAAAACTGGAAAGACCTTGTGGCACGTATAATAATTGCAGGCGGAGCGGACGAGCAGGACATAGTTCATGTTGCCTTCACATACGGACTGTTCACCGGAGGATTCGGACTGCACTACGGAGCGGAGCACATAGGCGCATCCGTCATCCCCGTTTCCAGCGGCAACACCGCAAGGCAGATAGGCATAATGCAGGACTACAGAAGCACAGTGCTTGTCAGTACGCCGTCATATGCCCTGCATATAGCCGAAACCCTCAGCAAAATGGGGCTTAATAAAAACGACCTCCACCTTAAAACGGGGCTCTTCGGCAGTGAGCCGTGGGGCGAGAAGATAAGGCAGGAAATTGAGGATAAACTAGGCATAGACGCAGTGGACAACTACGGTCTTTCCGAGCTTATGGGTCCCGGAATAGCCGGAGAGTGCCTTGAAAAGAGCGGTCTCCATGTGAACGAGGATCACTTCTATGTTGAGATAATCGATCCCGAAACACTGAAGCCTCTTCCCATAGGGGAGAAGGGCGAGCTTGTGATCACCACCCTGAAAAGAGAGGCGATGCCTCTTATCCGTTACAGAACAAGAGACGTGACCAGACTCTACAGAGAAAAATGCGCCTGCGGCAGAACACTAATCAAGATGGAAAAACCCAGAGGCAGAACGGATGACATGATAATTGTCAACGGTGTAAATGTTTATCCGTCGCAGGTGGCGGAGGCTCTGGAATCCGTGAACGGAGCTTCACCGCACTTTATGATGGTGGTGAGCAAGAAGGGCGTTCTGGATGAGCTTGAGATACAGATCGAGGTCAGCGAGGCGCTGTTCTTTGATGAGATGAAAAAACAGAAATCCCTTATGGAGGAGCTTGTAAGAGTCTTCCAGCAGGCGATACTCATAAAACCCAGAGTCAAGCTTGTCATGCCTAAAACCCTTGAGCGTTTTGAAGGCAAGGCGAAAAGAGTCATAGACAACCGTAAGCCGGAATAA
- a CDS encoding LPS-assembly protein LptD, with translation MIRLLLIILLITYTSASAAELLLPSADTKVSNITIESDHMLAPDNTTFEATGNVVIMKDNSTLTADKVIYNRETGLFDASGNVRLREGGNFFDCTNLLYDFAQEKGTFIDVKGFVEPYHYLEAEKFERTGQESFLIEKGRFTTCPGEVPDWSFTASRATMDIGNYIKATNTTGWIKSVPVLYTPYMIYPIKKDRESGLLIPKLGSNSERGSMLGLKYFRDINVDKDATIGTNLYTSGIVHYLGEYRYAKSMNENLYIYGEFIDDWESESDKRSRYLFYQDSNFKIGDNTEIYIEADYVSDYRYLRDIADTEMVDDYDNPDNKFYADVRLIHRTEYADFGIRFKNDMQFTDIDDGYKKTEVYRLPNLFVRKNLRKGFLGLNYTADLDHVLYREKTIYPSINGADLILEDEYERMHLTTEIYTPINLKIATFKPYAEIIATKWDGIDEAPNVHRSKGSTIAQINADDDSIERLTYRIGYEVSLNEIYRKYDKFSHSVYNTFRYEQIPELDHSAIPERIEGDLIEGTKSYTYFFKNYFDADKWNLDASLEQSYDAMQSGDRLRPIIAKANYTYDKMFNAYVRHDYDHSDANTALLHQRVSFSTGPVTFSEEYLYEDPDYTDETENTSLEFSVSLSFKKFDFAFKTQTSGINSNLSLDNLRTISNSFYGTYKSGCWHMGMSVTQKEYNPIDDKGGYSGREQIIYFVIGLQGLGTFRSPVSSTRSSDRVDNFY, from the coding sequence GTGATCAGACTTTTGCTTATTATTCTTTTAATTACATACACATCCGCGAGCGCGGCAGAGCTACTGCTCCCCTCCGCGGACACCAAAGTCAGCAATATAACCATTGAATCCGACCATATGCTGGCTCCGGACAACACCACGTTTGAAGCGACCGGAAATGTGGTTATCATGAAAGACAACTCCACCCTCACCGCTGACAAGGTTATCTACAACAGGGAAACTGGTCTGTTTGACGCCAGCGGAAACGTCCGTCTGAGGGAAGGCGGCAACTTCTTTGACTGCACAAACCTGCTCTACGATTTTGCGCAGGAAAAAGGAACTTTCATAGACGTCAAAGGGTTTGTGGAGCCCTATCACTACCTTGAGGCGGAAAAGTTTGAACGCACGGGGCAGGAGAGCTTCCTTATAGAAAAAGGACGCTTCACCACCTGCCCGGGGGAGGTTCCGGACTGGTCATTCACCGCAAGCCGCGCGACAATGGACATAGGAAATTATATCAAGGCGACCAATACCACAGGCTGGATCAAAAGCGTCCCTGTCCTCTATACTCCTTACATGATTTACCCAATCAAAAAGGATCGTGAAAGCGGTCTTTTGATACCCAAATTAGGTTCCAACTCCGAAAGAGGGAGCATGCTCGGTCTGAAATATTTCCGTGATATAAACGTGGATAAGGATGCCACCATTGGCACAAACCTCTACACATCGGGCATTGTCCACTACCTCGGCGAATACAGATACGCCAAAAGCATGAATGAAAATCTGTATATCTACGGGGAATTTATAGATGACTGGGAGAGTGAGTCAGACAAAAGAAGCAGGTATCTCTTTTATCAGGATTCAAACTTCAAAATAGGTGACAACACCGAAATATATATTGAAGCCGATTATGTATCGGACTACAGATATTTAAGAGATATAGCCGATACGGAAATGGTGGACGACTACGACAACCCCGACAACAAATTCTATGCGGATGTCAGGCTGATCCACAGAACGGAATACGCTGATTTCGGTATACGTTTCAAAAATGACATGCAGTTTACGGATATAGACGACGGTTACAAGAAGACCGAAGTTTACCGTCTGCCGAACCTATTTGTGAGAAAAAACCTCCGTAAAGGATTTTTGGGACTCAATTATACGGCAGACCTTGACCATGTTCTCTACAGGGAAAAAACTATATATCCTTCCATTAACGGAGCAGATCTGATACTTGAGGACGAATACGAGCGCATGCACCTCACAACGGAAATATACACTCCCATAAACCTCAAAATAGCCACATTCAAGCCATACGCAGAGATCATCGCCACAAAATGGGACGGTATAGACGAAGCACCGAATGTGCATCGAAGCAAAGGGAGCACAATCGCCCAGATAAACGCCGATGATGACTCAATCGAAAGGCTTACATACAGAATAGGCTATGAAGTCTCCCTTAATGAAATATACAGAAAATATGATAAATTTTCGCACTCCGTATACAACACATTCAGATATGAGCAGATACCGGAGCTTGACCATTCCGCAATTCCTGAAAGAATAGAAGGTGACCTCATCGAGGGAACAAAAAGCTATACCTACTTCTTTAAAAACTACTTTGACGCAGATAAATGGAATCTGGACGCATCGCTTGAACAGAGTTATGACGCTATGCAGAGCGGCGACCGTCTGCGTCCGATAATCGCAAAAGCAAACTACACCTACGATAAGATGTTTAACGCTTATGTCAGACACGATTACGACCACAGCGATGCCAATACAGCCCTCCTTCACCAGAGGGTCTCCTTTTCCACAGGTCCGGTTACCTTCAGCGAGGAATATCTTTATGAAGATCCTGACTACACGGATGAAACCGAAAACACATCCCTTGAGTTCAGCGTGAGTCTCAGCTTCAAAAAGTTTGACTTCGCCTTCAAGACGCAGACATCAGGCATAAACAGCAATCTGTCGCTGGACAATCTGCGGACAATCAGCAACTCCTTCTACGGAACATACAAATCCGGCTGCTGGCACATGGGCATGTCCGTCACTCAGAAGGAATACAACCCGATTGATGACAAAGGCGGCTACTCCGGCAGAGAGCAGATTATATATTTCGTAATCGGGCTTCAGGGACTCGGAACTTTCAGAAGCCCTGTATCATCAACTAGATCTTCGGATAGAGTTGACAATTTCTATTAA
- a CDS encoding DHH family phosphoesterase, translating into MIEKILLDVKPFRKVLILTHNNPDPDTIAAAAGIKMILSHKLKKRCTIAYHGIIGRAENRELIKTCKIDMHPSTKLNFARYDYLIVADTQPNAGNVYIPKNITPNVVIDHHTFRAQTKSTEIYDVRPGTGSTSTIIAEYMKALHLEPDVNVATALYYGMKTDTFGSGRSITQHDMEMMAFIFPHISTQKLQKIENPELPRYYFKTMKKAIEQAEIIDSLVFCDLGEVRNPDLIAETSDFILRMRDVKWSFVIGRIDSQSYFSLRCKSAKQLVGRIAGRIVKGIGTGGGHMKSAGGQINLESMPYEQVVPELKTRLLQRIGITGTEIKKI; encoded by the coding sequence ATGATAGAAAAAATACTGCTGGACGTTAAACCTTTCCGCAAGGTGCTGATCCTCACCCACAACAACCCCGATCCGGATACCATAGCGGCGGCGGCGGGCATCAAGATGATCCTGAGCCACAAGCTGAAAAAGCGCTGCACTATAGCATACCACGGCATCATCGGCAGGGCGGAGAACAGGGAGCTTATAAAAACCTGCAAGATAGATATGCACCCCTCCACCAAGCTGAACTTCGCAAGGTACGACTACCTGATTGTGGCGGACACTCAGCCCAACGCGGGAAACGTCTACATACCCAAAAACATAACGCCCAATGTGGTCATTGACCACCACACATTCAGAGCACAGACAAAATCCACGGAGATTTACGATGTACGCCCGGGAACGGGCAGCACAAGTACTATAATAGCCGAATATATGAAGGCTCTGCATCTTGAGCCGGATGTAAACGTGGCAACCGCCCTCTATTACGGCATGAAGACCGACACTTTCGGCTCCGGCAGAAGCATCACCCAGCACGATATGGAAATGATGGCGTTCATTTTCCCCCACATCTCCACTCAGAAGCTCCAAAAGATAGAAAACCCCGAACTGCCCCGCTATTACTTTAAAACAATGAAAAAAGCAATTGAGCAGGCAGAGATCATAGACAGCCTCGTCTTCTGCGATCTGGGTGAAGTCCGCAATCCGGACCTCATTGCGGAAACAAGCGACTTCATTCTGAGAATGCGTGATGTGAAATGGTCTTTCGTCATAGGACGCATAGACAGCCAGAGCTACTTCTCCCTGCGCTGTAAATCAGCAAAACAGCTTGTAGGCAGGATAGCGGGGCGAATTGTAAAAGGCATAGGCACAGGCGGCGGACACATGAAATCCGCAGGCGGACAGATAAACCTTGAAAGCATGCCCTATGAACAGGTTGTGCCTGAGCTGAAAACCCGACTGCTTCAGAGGATAGGCATAACCGGAACGGAAATCAAAAAAATCTGA
- a CDS encoding Rieske (2Fe-2S) protein — protein MDFIKAAKTEDFTGTSWKAVKILAKNIGIFKRDDGSFYAMEISCKHQQANLLTNGLPKSGSVIKCHRHGWEYDLSTGRCLTHPDGYSDLRFYELKVENGAIFISAAPLPKD, from the coding sequence ATGGATTTTATTAAAGCTGCAAAAACCGAAGATTTCACGGGCACAAGCTGGAAGGCAGTCAAGATTCTCGCCAAAAACATAGGTATATTCAAAAGGGATGACGGTTCCTTTTACGCCATGGAGATAAGCTGCAAGCACCAGCAGGCAAACCTTCTCACGAACGGACTGCCGAAAAGCGGAAGCGTAATAAAATGCCACCGTCACGGCTGGGAATATGACCTCTCCACAGGCAGATGCCTCACACATCCGGACGGTTATTCAGATTTACGGTTTTATGAACTTAAGGTTGAAAACGGCGCAATTTTCATATCCGCCGCACCGCTGCCGAAAGATTAA
- a CDS encoding bifunctional folylpolyglutamate synthase/dihydrofolate synthase gives MEGALAEAGFREEALGGIIHVAGTNGKGSTCRFTADMLKTCGYKTALFTSPHILKVNERIVFDGYDISDADFDRIFLRCVPLIRKYRLSYFEALTITAFLYFSELKPDFSVIETGMGGRFDSSNVLNVKLPVITAIAKDHAAFLGSNIYRIADEKLAIIKDNKTVMLGMNTPSVTDYIRKALPDKRIILTEEASAKVPAPFGKNLALAENTVKELIGHLPLNFIPVLPPCRLERIGRFVLDGAHNPHGMRELVKSADTGRFGSVLISSTADRDIKKLVALLSPRFRNIVITEIPDNERSLRLPLDIAGTVQEKDAEKALNIAVELAGNADILVSGSLYLCAHIKKLLSD, from the coding sequence ATTGAAGGGGCATTAGCCGAGGCAGGTTTCAGAGAGGAAGCGCTGGGCGGAATAATCCATGTGGCGGGCACAAACGGCAAGGGCTCCACATGCCGCTTCACAGCGGATATGCTCAAGACATGCGGTTATAAAACAGCCCTGTTCACCTCCCCGCACATCCTTAAAGTCAATGAACGCATAGTGTTTGACGGGTACGATATAAGCGATGCGGATTTTGACCGCATATTCCTAAGGTGCGTGCCGCTCATCAGGAAATACCGTCTTTCATATTTCGAGGCGCTTACTATCACTGCGTTTCTGTATTTTTCAGAACTTAAGCCGGATTTCTCCGTCATAGAAACGGGGATGGGCGGAAGGTTCGACTCTTCAAATGTTCTGAACGTCAAGCTCCCTGTTATCACTGCCATTGCGAAGGATCACGCCGCTTTTCTGGGCAGTAACATCTACCGCATAGCTGATGAAAAGCTGGCAATAATAAAGGACAACAAAACCGTGATGCTGGGTATGAACACGCCTTCCGTCACGGACTACATCAGAAAAGCACTGCCTGATAAAAGAATTATCCTCACTGAGGAGGCAAGCGCAAAAGTGCCTGCTCCATTCGGCAAAAATCTTGCGCTGGCAGAAAACACTGTGAAGGAGCTGATCGGACACCTGCCCCTGAACTTTATTCCGGTTCTGCCCCCTTGCAGGCTGGAGCGCATAGGCAGGTTCGTTCTTGACGGAGCGCACAACCCTCACGGTATGCGGGAGCTTGTGAAATCCGCAGACACGGGCAGATTCGGCAGCGTGCTTATTTCCTCCACTGCGGACAGGGACATAAAAAAGCTTGTCGCCCTTCTCTCCCCTAGGTTCCGGAACATCGTCATAACCGAGATCCCGGACAATGAAAGAAGCCTGCGCCTTCCGCTGGATATAGCGGGAACCGTTCAGGAAAAAGACGCTGAAAAAGCGCTCAATATAGCGGTTGAACTTGCGGGAAATGCTGATATACTTGTCAGCGGCTCACTTTATTTGTGCGCACACATAAAAAAACTTCTTTCAGATTAA
- a CDS encoding HD domain-containing protein produces the protein MKDDQRIINFFFEAGFLQNLQRTGIPYLGSGKQSVAEHSFRVTVIGYTMAAVLGADVNKVLKMCLFHDLEEARTGDLNYLQQKYVDSDDEKALRHALKDLPVEAEVSELIEEYAQQKTLEAKIAKDADVLELIMFLKEQLDKGNEQAGNWLKSAVKRLKTEKGIQLAEAVLETRYYEWWYGDGNGWENGSKNW, from the coding sequence ATGAAAGACGATCAGCGGATTATCAACTTCTTTTTTGAGGCGGGATTTCTTCAGAATTTGCAGAGGACGGGAATCCCCTATCTCGGCTCCGGAAAGCAGAGCGTGGCGGAGCACAGCTTTCGTGTGACCGTAATCGGTTATACGATGGCGGCAGTGCTCGGCGCAGACGTTAACAAGGTGCTGAAAATGTGCCTATTTCATGATCTGGAAGAGGCAAGAACCGGAGATCTTAATTATTTACAGCAGAAATACGTTGACTCCGATGATGAAAAAGCGCTCAGGCATGCCCTGAAGGATCTTCCCGTTGAGGCTGAGGTTTCTGAGCTCATAGAGGAATACGCACAGCAGAAAACCCTTGAGGCAAAAATAGCGAAAGACGCCGATGTGTTGGAGCTTATCATGTTCCTTAAGGAGCAGCTTGATAAAGGGAACGAGCAGGCGGGTAACTGGCTCAAATCCGCAGTGAAGCGCCTCAAGACGGAAAAAGGGATTCAGCTTGCTGAGGCTGTTCTGGAAACAAGATATTACGAATGGTGGTACGGCGATGGGAACGGATGGGAAAACGGATCAAAAAACTGGTAA
- the accD gene encoding acetyl-CoA carboxylase, carboxyltransferase subunit beta: protein MGITDFLLEKITKVSSQKKDMKENIWSKCSGCGEISYRQEIEDNYQCCPKCDFHFPVSAMQKIEYIIDPHSFIEFDAGIRSLDPLKFKDSKKYPDRIKAAVKKMDMNDAFVGGMCKINGREVNIGGIEFGFLGGSMGSVVGEKITRLVENAVKHRRHVITISCSGGARMQESILSLMQMAKTSAALAKLRMEGLGHISLLTDPTTGGVTASYAMLGDVIIAEPKALICFAGPRVIEQTIRQKLPEGFQRSEFLLEHGMVDTVSHRKRWRKDMIRILDFFGYN from the coding sequence ATGGGCATAACCGACTTTTTGTTGGAAAAGATCACCAAAGTCAGCTCTCAGAAAAAGGATATGAAAGAAAATATATGGAGCAAATGCTCCGGCTGCGGAGAAATAAGCTACCGTCAGGAAATAGAGGACAATTACCAGTGCTGCCCCAAGTGCGACTTTCACTTCCCCGTCTCCGCAATGCAGAAGATAGAATACATAATAGACCCCCACTCCTTTATAGAGTTTGACGCCGGTATCCGCTCCCTCGACCCGCTTAAATTCAAAGACAGCAAAAAATACCCCGACAGAATAAAAGCCGCAGTGAAAAAAATGGACATGAACGACGCGTTTGTCGGCGGCATGTGCAAAATCAACGGGCGTGAAGTAAACATAGGCGGCATAGAGTTCGGCTTCCTCGGCGGGAGTATGGGCAGCGTTGTGGGTGAAAAAATAACCAGACTGGTTGAAAACGCCGTTAAGCACCGCAGGCACGTAATCACCATTTCCTGCTCCGGCGGTGCCAGAATGCAGGAAAGCATACTCTCCCTTATGCAGATGGCAAAAACATCCGCTGCTCTTGCCAAGCTGCGCATGGAGGGTTTGGGACATATATCTCTCCTCACAGACCCCACCACAGGCGGCGTTACGGCAAGCTACGCCATGCTCGGCGATGTTATCATAGCCGAACCGAAGGCGCTTATCTGCTTCGCCGGTCCAAGAGTTATAGAGCAGACTATCAGGCAGAAGCTGCCCGAAGGCTTCCAGCGCTCGGAATTTCTCCTTGAACACGGGATGGTGGACACAGTTTCCCACCGCAAGCGCTGGAGAAAAGACATGATAAGGATTCTGGACTTCTTCGGTTATAATTAA